The Phalacrocorax carbo chromosome 28, bPhaCar2.1, whole genome shotgun sequence genome has a window encoding:
- the LOC135318040 gene encoding feather beta keratin — protein sequence MSCYDLCRPCGPTPLANSCNEPCVRQCQDSRVVIEPSPVVVTLPGPILSSFPQNTVVGSTTSAAVGSILSAEGVPISSGGFNFSGLGGRYYGRRCLPC from the coding sequence ATGTCCTGCTACGATCTGTGCCGTCCCTGTGGGCCAACCCCGCTTGCCaacagctgcaacgagccctgtgtcaggcagtgccaggactcCCGGGTGGTGATCGAACCGTCTcccgtggtggtgaccctgcccggacccatcctcagctccttcccccagaaCACCGTTGTGGGATCCACCACCTCCGCTGCCGTTGGCAGCATCCTGAGCGCTGAGggagtgcccatctcctccgggGGCTTTAACTTCTCCGGCCTTGGTGGCCGCTACTACGGCAGAAGGTGCCTGCCCTGCTAA